One Coffea eugenioides isolate CCC68of chromosome 2, Ceug_1.0, whole genome shotgun sequence genomic window, ATCCAATTCTCCCCTAGTGctataataatttttctaatacTTTTAGGCTTTCACATCCTTTttctctatcttttttttttaaacatttgGCTTTGATTAGGGTTTGAACTCGAGACTACTGTAGGCGTGTGGCATTGAACTAAAGCTCATTGGTTCCTTCTCCTCTCCGCTACTTGAGACTTGAAAAAGGGTTGGATAGTCTGGATATATATTAGATTATGGCCTCAGAAGCTaaattttgtccaatttaatCTGGTTGTTGTGGTGCGTAAACTCCTTCGTTATAGAGCAAACACCTGATCATCAAGTTGTTAACGTTTTTGTAATGCGTTTTGGTGGAATTTGAGAACTCAGTTACCAATGTTTGACAAAGAATTACTtgtttatcaaattttttttagaagagagatgagatttaaaaaataagGAGGAAACAGTGGAATTTGAACTCAGAATATCGATTTTTCATCGTCTAAACCTCGAAGTTAAAGTAACTTTTTCAAGGAAAATTATGTTTAGTTATTATTTTGATATCAAAAttgctttaattgctttatacTACAAAAACAGACAAAACACCCTTCAAAGTAATTTTGATCCATTGCATGTCAGAAATTTCTTTAGCTTGCCAACCCTACTTCCATTCACAGATTAATCATAAGATTTCATCTTCATCTAGTTGCTTTTGAGGGTATGATGCATTGAAATCAACTCTTAAAGGAGCTACAGAACTTAATAGTCTTTGTCTAAGTAATCCATGTATGTATGTGGAAGTATTATCAATGATAAgcatacccaaaaaaaaaaggctctaTAATATCAGTAatggtgtattttttttttttgtaacttgTCATCGTTTACATCTATATCTACTGCTAGTCCTAATCTAGCCCATATCAGGGGGAGTGACACAACAGAATTACGAAGACTCGATGAAAACTAAATCACCATCGGATCATACAGGTGAATAGTACCCACATGGATCTTAAGCAAAGGAGTAATGGGGTAGCTGATTGCCAATTTACCACACACCTCTATCATTGCCGCCTCCTTTTGGCATCCAACTGTTGTTAATATATTACTGCATAGGATTCCTATACAAATAGTGAATTTGCCTAACTGATGTAAGACCTGAACAAGAAAAGGATTGCATTGAGCCAGTCAACTGATACAGTCTTGGAATTTGGAGGAACAAATATAAAATTATGTAAAATTACCAATGAACTCTCACCCTCGAGGCTCGAGCACAAAGAATGACATGAAAAAGCACGGTATGCTACTCCTTTGAAAAACCCTAGTACTTTTATCTTACTTGAATATTTGGAACTGGTTTTTTTATtcccttttcttgcccaaaaataagaaatataTGTTTAAAAAGGTTATTatattgaaaaaatattttaattacaTCAGAAACACatttttaatcacatttttgtctttttaattatctttttatcttatatatttCATATCACAAAAATAGTATTACagtaataattataaaaattttccagaataaTCTTCTATGCAAAGTTTTCATGACTTGTTAAACAAAGAAAATGACGTTAAATTAGCATTCTGTAAGTGCGGATGCTTGAAACTTCTCAGAAATGAATGGATTAATACTTGAATCCACCACAAACCAAAGAGCtagcaacttttgttttgttgagctcgaaaaaaattactccctccgtcccactttgatagtcctggtttttttttacacagtttaaaaaaaagtactccctccgtcccactttgatagtcctgtttcttttttcacacagtttaagaaaaagtagttaactttgttggaaaagtaaatttagattgctattttcctaaaataccctcacattaaacatggtacaactttatgggaacttgaattgatgttaaaaaaagaatcaactctcattaaatggggtaggtttatagtaacaactacttatattgaataagggtattttaggaaaattaaaatacaactacattcttcaattagaaagtggactacaatttgggacagatgaaaaaagaatacaggactatcaaagtagGACGGATggagtagttaactttgttggaacaatcaatttaggtagctattttcctaaaataccctcacattaattagagtacaactttatgggaacttgaattgatggtaaaaaaaagaatcaactctcattaaatggagtaggtttatagtaacaaaaacttacattgaataaggatattttaggaaaattaaaatacaactacatacttcaattggaaagtggactacaatttgggacagacgaaaaatgaaaacaggactatcaaagtgggacggagggagtatttttttttagcaaGAGAAAACCATTTTTCTAAATCTTTTGCCATTTGTCAAGTGGCGAATATGGAACATGGGGCTATAAGATGACATAATTCTTTcattctttaaaatttttttttttcattctttgacATTGTGGATTGCCGAAGTAATAATCTCGCACAAACACAATTCcatacagtttttttttttggcccccTTAACCACTATTGAATACCCTCATGCAAAAGCAAAAGTTAACTAACTACTTTGAAGTTCATTAAAAACAGGTTTGGAGTATCATATTCTTTTATATTGATTTAACGATACTAAGCTATATAACAAGGTGATTTATCTCAATTTGGAATATATTGGAGGTTGAAAATACAATCTTtgttaatttttcaaatctagTGCCATCGTAGATCTTCATATTTACTGCAATTGTTGCATTTTTGGCcatgtttgataacccaattcggtatttaaatttaatggattcagattttaatatatttagactgtttaataacaaaaaattgaacatctgaattaattaagtggcactgaattttctagacaaaacttgctcccaaaattaaatgataaattattcatttatcactgactatgatatgcactcaaatgtattaaatttaatacataACAATTCAGTAACTTAATGAATTTAAACTTCAGATTtcgaatttcaaatttcagtgtTTAGAATTCAATTTTATGAAAAACATCCTTAGTATATCTTCAGTGATTAGTACACAGATCTAATGCAATGAAATTATGATGCTTATAAGAAAAAGTCTAATGCTTTAagtatgaaaaaaaattggttataTAAATACCAATTACCACCTCAACGAACTATTGCTACATATTCTGTTAGATACTCGAGTTTTCCAGTATTTTTCTAAACTGTTTGGGTGGGTGAGTGAAACTCGGAAGGAAGGAACAAGAAAGAAGAGTGAAAGAGATGGGAACAATCTTTTAATAGGAAAAAACCCAAACTATCCAACATTTAATTATGCTGTATCATGATGTTAGATATACTAGTTTTATATTAAGGAAGCATCTTCTTTCTAAGTACTAGTAATAATTGAAGCTCATCATGCAAGAAGGCTAAAGGCAAAGAAACATTTTGGTTGCTTCCAAAATCCCATTTTGAACTTGAGCACAGATCACATAGGGCCATGAAAGCAAAATCTCCATGTCATAGAAAGAAGAGCtcatacaaacaaaaaaaaaaaaacaaaaaaaacaaagtcAAAACCAACATAATGATGCGTCCTCATCTCACTTCCAACCACAGGGATGAGGGAACTGATCCAAGTCCAAAACTCTTGCTTGGTTGTTGGGAACTTTTAATGGTGCATTTATACAGCTGCTGTCACAGTGTTCAGAACCCAAGGAGACTTTGGATttgcattattattattattgaatTGTCTAAAGCAAATTTTGTACAACTAGCAGAGGAAATAAGTACACTTTCTGGTTTGGATTTTTGCCAACCGTTTGTTTGGTCAAACAAACAAAAGATGCCAACTGCACTAGGCAAGAAAAATCAAAACCCTTGCTAATGCAGTCTAGTGTATGGCACTAAGCTAAACCACTTTTCTTTTGGTCAACTCTTGAATTAATTGCGAAAGAAAAAGATTTTGAATCATTCCCCACTTTAAATCTTTTTCTAACTGCTGCTTTGTTGAGTTCTTCAAGCAGTTAGCAAACTGCAAACCGCCAGATAGAAGCACAAAAACTGGCCAGTCAACAGTCCTTAAATAAAAGTCTACCTGAAAAAGGGAACAAATTCAAAAGAAAGGTAGAAACGAAAAGCAAGAGAGTTTTCTCTTTTCACCGTGTTGTAAACTTCACACAATTGAAagcaagccaaaaaaaaaaaaaaaaaaactcaaatacGAATGCAGAGGAAAAATTGTTAGTCTTTGTTCCTTTAgatcaatttttttgtctttattTTTGCTAATATATTGAACAAAGAGGAAAATCAGGATCAGGGTTTCTACTAATTTTGCCCTTCCAACATAGTTAACCGCTAAATTTGACAATTACACTAATCCATCCAGCAAAAGTGCAACTAAACTATAACTTGCCAATACTTGTCCCCAAGCGATCTAATTGACCTACTTTAGTTGACTTATGTCAAAAttactcaaaatttttttaaagttaactactttatcttcttgttttctttccccTTCCAACCCTTTTCTCCTTTGATAGCTGTCCTCCTATATTGAGTAGATCTCATTGGAATTATTTTGCCCTAGAAAGCAAACAATTGAACTaaccttttttctttaaacTTTTTAAGTGGAAATAGCTACTAATTAATACTTCAAAATGTCAATATACTCAATGACAATCAAGACTAATATACTATCTTACATGGAGTGATCATGATGATGCTCATGGAATTCTTTCACCTCTCAAAAACTTTTCTAACCATAGGTTAGAAGCATACATCATAATTCATATGTAGAAAGTATTACTTATAAATCCATGAAATCATAGCAACAGATCAGCATCCACTACTAAATACCCTACCTTGCAACTTGTTATCATCATAACCATCTGAAATATCCCACAAACATTGAACGATCCCCACCCAATTATCACAATActtcctaaaaaagaaaaaaaaaatcacccaAAAGGGCACTTTTTCATAAAACATCCATTTTCCCAATTGCAAAGCCATTACAAATCTATATTCCTAAAGTAATGATACAGACATACATATCTTACTAAGATATTTCTCATTTAGCTATAAAAACATAaggtttggataggagattatctggaataattttttttgagaaaaataatgtaatacctttttgatgtgatatatataagataaaaaaataattagaaaatatgtttatgatgcaagaTGATAAATTTACGTAAATAATTTACTATGCAAACACTATTGACTCTTTACTTGCCGAGAACATTAAGTACGCCAAACACACTTTATTAAGTAAAACTTCATTTAAATCATCAAATCAAGTTTGAAGTAGTATGAAAGTTGAAAGAATTTATCCATATTAATGTGTAATTTTACATATATTCGTACGACATACGTAACTCTATTCTTGTAAGGTTCAACAACATGAAATACGTAGACTCAATTATAACCCGACATATGCTTGTAATGTTCAACAACATAAAATAcgtaaaaatcaattacaacaTAAATTTATCATGCAAATCATCATTGAATTCTAAataaaaagttaaattttgtaaatttgtGTCATGATGTCgaaatacatacatacatacatatatataatccCTGTTCTCGTATTAATGTTTGATAATGCAAATTAAAACATAGAACCCTGTTGGAACTAAATTATGATATGAAAGTCATGATTCAAGTACCTAAGTACAATATGTTCATATAAAGTTATACGGACACCAAATGGCAAAATTGTAAGAGTGGAAAAAGGAAATTGATGAGTGGACTCAAAGATGCATAATTTAATCCGTCAAAGCTAAGACAAAACGAATGTCATTTTCATCCAGGCTGCTGAGAAATTCCTAGAGGAAGAGAGACATTATCGTGAAATAAGTTAttacaattaaaagaaaaaaaaacccaaataGGAAACAGAGTCATAAATTTTCCATCTGAAATTCAGTCAATATTCCATTTCACACACAACACACACTCACATACAgccctttttcttcctttccgtTCGCTTCTTCTACTTCTCCTCCTTCCACCTACGCGGATTCACAATTACCACCtcaccaaagaaaaaaaattaaaactaaaaagtCAAATAAAGGCAATAAAGAAAACTTCCTTCTTCCACCATGTCCGTGGAGGCATCAATACAAACACGACCCATTCATTTATtatttgctatccaaacacacacCAAGACACGCTCAAACACACACGGAGACTAATTCTTGAGTACAGCTTTCTTTTGGGTTCTGAAGTTTTGATTTTGATCTTCATACTAGCTTTAAGATTGAAAAGGGTCTCTGAATCTACCAATATTTGTTCATATTTTGGATTAtattggaagaaattctggattTTTTGGTTTATGGCTTCAGCAGCGGTTTTCTCATCATTACGGCGACGGAGGACGCCGTCACTGGAGGCTTTATTGGCGCCGGTGGAGTTGTCCGAGGAGAAATTATTGGTAATTTTGACAGGAATATCATCTGAGCtgatttcaacattttctttgaACAACAAGACGATGTCGTTTCAGCGGAAGAATTCGCGGAACCTGGTCAGAAAGATTGAGGTTTTCGCGGTTCTTCTTGAGTGTTTGTTGGATTCTACATCTGGGATTTCATCAATATTGCCTTCTACAGCTGTTTTGTGCTTCAAGGAGTTGTACCTTGTTCTTTACAGGTCCAAGATTCTTCTTGAATATTGCCTGCAATCGAGTAAGTTATGGCTTTTGCTTCAAAACCATTCGATTTCTGGTCATTTCCACGATTTGAGTCAAGAAATTTCCACCCTTTTGGATGTTCTTCCTTTGGATGGATTGAATTTGCCTGATGATGTTGTTGAACAAGTACAATTAATAAAGAAACAGTCAAGAAAGTCTAAATTGTTCATTGATAGAGGTGATGAAACTTTGAGATTGAAACTCTATTCATTCTTGAATGAATTTGAGTGTGGATATATACCTGATCGGTTTCAACTGTACTCATTTTTTGTCGAAAAGTTGGGGATTAGAGATGCTAGGAGTGGTAGAATGGAGATTGAGTTTTTGGAGGAGCAGATTGCAAATCATGATGGGGATATTGAGCCCACAGCTTCTGTATTGAATGGATTTGTGGCCTTGACACGTTATTGTAGGTTTCTGTTGTTTGGATTTGAGGAGGATGAAGTACAAATGAGGATCAGGAAGCATAAGAAACTGAAAAAGGGATTGCTTACTCAAGAGATAGCTGAGACGTTTATTACAATCCCAAAGGACTTTTGCTGTCCCATATCATTAGATTTGATGAGGGATCCTGTGATAATATCAACTGGCCAGACCTATGATCGGAGTTCAATATCAAGATGGATGGAGGAAGGGCATTGTACTTGCCCGAAAACAGGGCAAATGCTTGTTCATACTAAGCTTGTGCCGAATAGGGCACTCAGAAATTTGATCATGCAGTGGTGTTCTGCACATGGATTCCCATGCGATCCACCAGAGCATGGCGATCCTTGTTGTGATATAATTGCAGCTACTTCACCTAGCAAGGCTACAGTTGAAGCCAATAAGGCCACTGCACGTATTCTCATTCAGCAGCTGGCAAATGGATCCGAGGGTGCAAAAACTATTGCTGCACGAGAATTAAGACTGCTAgcgaaaaatggaaaagaaaacagagctTATATCGCAGAAGCTGGTGCTATTCCTCACCTGAAAAAGCTGCTTTCTTCTCCTGATGCAGTTGCACAAGAGAATTCTGTGACTGCTATGCTTAATTTGTCAATTTATGATAAGAACAAAAGCAGAATAGTTGATGAAGATGGATGTCTAGAATCTATAGTTCGTGTTCTTAAATTTGGGTGCACTACAGAGGCCAGGGAAAATGCTGCAGCAACTTTATTCAGTCTGTCTGCTGTTCATGACTATAAAAAGAGAATAGCATTAGAAGATGGTGCAGTTGAAGCCTTGGCAGGGCTGTTAAGAGAAGGGACACCCAGAGGAAAGAAGGATGCTGTGACTGCTCTGTTTAATTTGTCTACTCATACAGATAATTGCGTGAGAATGATAGATTCAGGTGCTGTTACTGCTTTAGTTGGAGCCTTGGGATGTGAAGGTGTTGCTGAAGAAGCAGCAGGTGCGTTGGCCCTGATTGTTAGGCAACCAATTGGGGCTGAAGCAGTTGGAAATGAGGAAAAGGCAGTAGCAGGTCTAATTGGAATGATGCGATGTGGGACTCCTAGGGCAAAAGAGAATGCAGTTGCCGCGCTGCTGGAATTATGTCGGAGTGGTGGTTCTGCCGCAGCAGAGAAGGTGTTGAAAGCACCTGCATTGGCGGGTTTGCTTCAAACCTTGCTCTTCACTGGGACAAAGAGAGCAAGAAGAAAAGCTGCATCCCTTGCTAGAGTTTTCCAGAGGTGTGAGAATGCATCGCTGCATTATGGCGGATTGGGAGTAGGGTATGCATTTGCAGGGAACTCTGCAACAAGTAGGGAAATAAGTTTCAGTAGTGAATATG contains:
- the LOC113763434 gene encoding U-box domain-containing protein 17, producing the protein MASAAVFSSLRRRRTPSLEALLAPVELSEEKLLVILTGISSELISTFSLNNKTMSFQRKNSRNLVRKIEVFAVLLECLLDSTSGISSILPSTAVLCFKELYLVLYRSKILLEYCLQSSKLWLLLQNHSISGHFHDLSQEISTLLDVLPLDGLNLPDDVVEQVQLIKKQSRKSKLFIDRGDETLRLKLYSFLNEFECGYIPDRFQLYSFFVEKLGIRDARSGRMEIEFLEEQIANHDGDIEPTASVLNGFVALTRYCRFLLFGFEEDEVQMRIRKHKKLKKGLLTQEIAETFITIPKDFCCPISLDLMRDPVIISTGQTYDRSSISRWMEEGHCTCPKTGQMLVHTKLVPNRALRNLIMQWCSAHGFPCDPPEHGDPCCDIIAATSPSKATVEANKATARILIQQLANGSEGAKTIAARELRLLAKNGKENRAYIAEAGAIPHLKKLLSSPDAVAQENSVTAMLNLSIYDKNKSRIVDEDGCLESIVRVLKFGCTTEARENAAATLFSLSAVHDYKKRIALEDGAVEALAGLLREGTPRGKKDAVTALFNLSTHTDNCVRMIDSGAVTALVGALGCEGVAEEAAGALALIVRQPIGAEAVGNEEKAVAGLIGMMRCGTPRAKENAVAALLELCRSGGSAAAEKVLKAPALAGLLQTLLFTGTKRARRKAASLARVFQRCENASLHYGGLGVGYAFAGNSATSREISFSSEYVMPVPVSVPVL